One Sediminispirochaeta bajacaliforniensis DSM 16054 genomic window, GACAATTACGATATGAAGTGTAGAATACGAAATTGTAATAAAAATGTTGTGATACAACATTTAGCAACATATGGGAAGGTTTATGCGACATCTAAGCGATTATATGCCGTTTATTCTCAAGAAGGAGAACATCGCCCGGATCGAAGGGGATGAAGTTCTCATTGGAAACAGAAGCCTTTATCCCTTTGAAAAAAGTTTTTTCCGCTGCCGGGAAACGGAGGATGTCGCTTGGGCCATCGAAAAGATGATTACCCAGGGAGGCGGACCGGTTCGAGCGGCGATGCAGGCAATGCTGCTGCTTGCAAAGCGGATGGATGAGGGGCGCTTGCCCCGTGACCCGGCACTTTTTGTCCAGGCAAAAGAGCGCCTTGAAAGGACACGCCCGACCAATACAACCATGGTCAGGGTCCTTGAGCTGATGGTATCGGCGATTCATGATAGTCTTGGGAGGGGAGGCTCCTGCGGCGAAAGCGCCGGGGCGTTTATTGCAACCTATGAGTCCCGCTATGAAGAGCGGGCCTTTGCCATGGCGGATATTGGTTCCTCTCTCATCGACGACGGCGATGGGGTGTTGACCATGTGTTTCGCCGAAACCTCTTTTATCCTTACCATTGCCCTTGCCATGGAGCAGGGAAAACGTATAAAGGTGTATACCCCTGAAACCCGTCCCTATCTTCAGGGTGCACGATTGACTGCTCCCTGCCTTGAAGAGATAGGAGCCGATGTAACCCTCATTACCGATAACATGCCTGCTTATCTCATGAGCCAGGGTGAAATTCAGAAATACATGACCGCCGTAGACATTGCCGTGAGCGATGGCTGGGTCGCCAATAAAATCGGAACCTATCAAAATGCCATAAGCGCCGCATTCCATGGAATTCCGTATTTTCCCTTCTCAGGAGACCCCGACATGAGAAAGGTGGGACGAGATTCCATCATCATTGAGCAACGCGATCCCGAGGAAGTAAAACACCTTCGGGGCCTTGCAACTACTACCGATACGATGAAGGCCTATTATCCCGCCTTTGATATCGTGCCCCCCCACCTGATTGCCGGGATCATTACTCCCAAGGGGCTCATCTCGCCTTATCTACTGAGGCGTGAGTACGGGGAAGGGGAGAGCGCTCTGTGACGGGAGCGATCATCGGCGGAACCGGTGTATTCAATAAATTGGTGTGCCGGTATCGAAAAGGTTATAAAGGAGGTCCCCATGGAAGATGGGGTAAAGGCTGTCGATATTCAGGGCTTGCATTTCAGCTACCGGGGAAATCCCGAGGTTGAGGCCGTGGGCGGCATCGATTTGAGTATCGAACGGGGAGAGTTTGTTGTTGTTATGGGACCAAGCGGGGCCGGCAAGTCGACCCTGGCAAATAGTTTGAACGGTCTTATCCCCGGTTTTCTGAAAGGAACGTACAAAGGGCAGGTCTTAGTGAATGGAAAGCCGGTAAAGGGAAATAGCGTCAGCTCTATGGCGCGTACAGTCGGATTGGTTTTTCAGGATTTCGAGGCCCAGCTTTTTTCCACGAACGTCAATCTCGAGATAGCCTTCGGGCCTGAAAACTTTGCAGTTGAGAGGAGCGAGATCGTAAAGAGAATCGAGAAGGTCTTACATACCGTTAACCTTCAAGGCTTTGAGGAGCGGCAACCATCAACCCTCTCGGGAGGACAGAAGCAACGCTTGGCGATCGGCTCGGTCCTCGCCACCTTTCCCGAAATCATCTGCATGGACGAACCAACCACTGATCTGGATCCCATGGGCAAACTGGGAATTTTTCAGATAGCGCGGGAGCTTCATGCAAGCAGTGATTTTACCCTTATCATCATAGAACACGAGACCGAAGAGGCGCTGAATGCAGACCGCCTTGTCCTCATGAAGGATGGGAAGATCCTTAAAGAGGGAAAGCCGAATCAGCTACTTCGCGATGTGGCTTTTACCGATGATATCGGCATCATGAGCCTTCAGATTCCGAAGTTTTTTCATGAACTTCTCCATATTGAGGGGGAGCGGCTTCCCATTACCCCTGAGGAAGGGAAGACCTTTTTTAACGAGCGGGGACTGCGGATTGAAGATCGAGCCTATCAAGCCCTTTTGGCCGGTGAGAAGGAGCGCCGGGCTACCTATGGTGGACCCGTTGTCCGAGTCGAAGGGCTCTCTCATGTCTATCCCAACGGGAACAAGGCTGTCAGTGACGTCGATCTTGAGATTTGCGAGGGAGAGTTCGTCGCTTTGCTTGGCCACAACGGCAGCGGCAAAACCACCCTGGTAAAACATCTAAACGGACTTTTGCTTCCCTCCGAAGGAGAGGTCGTCGTTTACGGAAAGAACACCAAAGAGCACTCCATCTTTGAGATCGGTAAGGAGATCGGTTATGTGTTTCAGAATCCCGATCACCAGATTTTTTCGGACACGGTCTACGACGAGGTCGCCTTCAGTCCAAAGATCCGCGGCTGCGGAGAGGAGGAGGTGCGTCGTCGGGTGGGCGAGGCCTTGGAATCGGTGGAGTTGACCGGCTACGAAGAGGCCGATCCCTTCTCTTTAAGCAAGGGAGAGCGTCAGCGGGTTGCCGTCGCCTCGGTCCTTTCGGCCAGGCCGAAGACCATCATCCTTGATGAACCGACGACCGGACTTGATTTCAAGGAGCAGCGCCGGATGATGGAACTGATCAGAAAGCTTAACGAGGCAGGTCATACCATCATCATGATTACCCACACCATGTGGGTAGTCGCCGAATACGCCCACAGGGTGGCGGTGATCAAGGATGGAAGGCTTTTGATGGATGGCCCGACGAGGGAGGTCTTTGCCAGGGAAGGAGAGCTTACCGCCTCATATCTCAAGACACCTCACATCGTCTCCCTTTCCAATCTGTTGGGCAGGACATTGCTTTCCATCAATGAAATGAAGCTGTGTACAGAGGGGATGTAAGATGGATATGTTTTTATATATGGATCTGAAGACTGGTATCCATCGTCTTGATCCGAGAACAAAATTGCTGTTGATGTTCCTCACCTTTACCGTCGGTGTCATATCAAAGAACATCATTATCTTGAGTGCGACGCTCCTTCTCGTTTTGCTCCACGGGGCAGCAGCTAAAATCCTTTCCAATTTGAAGCGAATCAAGGTGGTCCTGCTGATGATAAGCCTCTTTTCCCTTGTCATCTGGGCCATCGCCGGGAAAGGGGGAGGAGAGCGTTTCCTCATCTTTTCTCTCAATGGTCTCTTTTACGGATGTATGACCGCCATTCGCACAAACCTCATGATCCTTGCCGGTATGGTTTTCCTCAGCACGACTAAAATTGAGGAAATCTCGGAGGGACTGGTAAAGATTCATCTGCCGTATCGCGGGGCCTTCGCCTTTTCGACCGCCATCAGGCTGGTCCCGATGATTGTGGCGACCAGCTATACAATCATTCAGGCGCAGAAGTCCCGGGGATTAGATCTTGACTCCGGAAATATCCTGGAAAAGATTCGAAAATACGCTCCTTTGATGATTCCCACCCTGGTTTCGGTGATCAGGGGAACAAATGTTTTTTCCATGGCCCTTGAGTCGAAAGGGTTCGGTTATTCCGAAAAACGGACCAATTATCTTGATCTGAAAATGACGTGGAAGGATCTCCTTGCCTCTTGCATCGGTGTTGCCGTTGTGGCGGTGGTTGCCTATATTCGTTTTGATGCTGCGGCGTTTCATTCCCTGGTTTCCACCTTCCCTTGGGCCGATTATTCTCTGTAGGTGTATCGTGTGCCTCTTTTGAGGTACCTAATACATAATAAAAGGAGTTGCTTATGAGAGATGTGTTTGCCATGTGGAAAAACACCAAAATGGTCGTTCTTGTGGCACTGAGCGCCGGCCTGTATGCGGCCCTGCTGATTCCGTTTAAGGGCTTTGTACTTATCCCCGGTATCACCGAGGTCAGACCTGGAAGCGCACTTCCCGTAGTTCTTGGCCTGCTTTTCGGTCCTGCCGGTGCCTGGGGATCTGCCATCGGAAACCTTATCGGAGACTTTTTCGGTTCTCTTGGAATCGGCAGTATCTCCGGCTTTGTGGGGAACTTCATGTTTGCTTATGTTCCCTATAAGCTGTGGATTAATCTTGGTCTTGCTCCCTCCGGCGAGTATACCCCGGATCTGAAATCAGGAAGAAAGGTTGTTACATACGTGGTCGTTGCCATTCTTGGCGCTGCAGCCTGTGCGCTTCCCATCGCCTGGTTTCTTGATGTCCTCGGTATGGTTCCCTTTGCGGCTCTCGGAAGTATCATTACCCTGAACAACAGCATCCCTTCGATCGTCCTTGGTATTCCCGTTCTCTTGATCCTCTATCCCAGGATCGTGAAGTGGGACCTCCTCTGGACTGATCTCATGGATGAAGAGGATATTCCCGTCGCCGGAAAGCTTTCCAGGATCGGTGCCGTTATCATGGTCATCAGCATCCTTGTAGGACTCATCGGCGGCTTTCTTGCAGCCTTTGGCGTAGGGCAAGAGCTACTCTATGGCGGGTTCGGTGCAGGAGGTGATGTGGGATCAGCCGGTGTTGTTCTCATAGGAGGTATCGGTACTGCCGGGTTGATTATCTCCTCGTTCCTGCAGAACTATCCCAAAAAAGAATCGTAATTGGTAATCATCGGACCGGTGCCGTTAGTGGTGCCGGTCTGTATAAATGGAGAAATACGTGTCATCTTCCCCCTTAAAAAAAGATTTTTTTACACGTCTGAAAACTGCCTATGCCTCGCTTTCCGTTTCTGAAAAGAAGGTAGGGAAATTCATTCTTTCCTATCCCTCTCGTGTGGTGGAGATGTCCCTTGCCGAGGTTGCCAGGGAGAGCAGCGTCAGTGATGCGACGGCCATGCGTTTTAGCCGTAGTATCGGTTACCGGGGATGGCTCGAGTTGAAGATTGCTCTCATCAGATCGCTTCCCGAAAGCATCGGAGATGAGACTATCGGAGAGAGCCCTTTTCGGGCGATTATCAGGAAAAGTAAAGAGGCTCTGGATGAAACCGCCATGGCTTTTGATGAGGATACCTTTGAACGAGGTATGGATCTACTCCAGAATGCCGGAAAAGTCTTGATAACCGGTTCCGGAACCTCGGGACCTATAGCTCACGAACTTTATAATAGGTTGTTTCGTCTCGGCATCAACTGCACGGTGGCAAGTGATGTGATGTTGCAAATCATGCATGCGGCACTTCTGAGCGAGAAGGATCTTCTTTTCGTGATATCCCAGTCAGGGGCTTCCGATATGGTCATGAGAGCCGTAGAGGTTGCAAAACGTTCCTACGTCCCTGTGATGACCATCACGGGGAATGCTCTGACCGAGCTTGCCAAGGCCTCCGATGTTCTCCTGCTGTCGGTTTGCCATGAGCCAAACCCCGAAACGGTCGCCTCCCGGATCGCTCAGCATGCCATTGTGCAGGCTATCTATCTTTCCCTTTCGAGACGACTGGGAGATCGCGGCCGCCGGCTTGAAGATGGCATCTGGGACGCGTTTTTCCCGGAAGCATAGTAGCATCTTCAAATTTTTCTCATATAATAGCCGTTATAGGAGAAAAATTTATGGCAGATTGTTCGGAAAAGAGGCCTGGAAATATCATCTATTTTTCTCATGGAGGTGGCCCTCTCCCGATTCTCGGCGACCCAAGTCATGCGGCGATGATCGCTTTTATGAAAGAGCTTCCCCGGCAGTTGCCGAAACCGGAAGCTGTTGTCGTTGTGAGTGCCCACTGGGAGGAGCCGCTTCCGACCATCATCGGGGCCGAGGCCCCGTCGCTGTTTTATGATTACTACGGCTTTCCGAAGGAGGCGTACGAGCTGCAATATCCTGCGCCAGGAGCGCCTCGTTTGGCGCAAACCATGCAAAGGGCCCTTCAGGAGGCCGGCATTGCTTCGAGAATAGATGAGAGACGTGGTTTTGATCACGGTCTATTCATTCCTTTGAAGATGATGTATCCCGATGCCGATATTCCCATGACGCAATTGTCCCTTATCCGGGGATTGGAGCCGCAACAGCATATTGCCTTGGGCCGGGCCCTTCGTTCGCTGGCAGATGAAAACATCCTCATCATCGGATCCGGCTTTTCGTTTCATAATATGCGGGCCTTTACCTGGGATTCGTCGAATCAGGAGGATCCTGCGAATGATGAGTTTCAGGAGTGGCTTATCGATGTTTGTACCGGTGATTACAGCAGCTCCGAGCGGGAAGAAAAGCTGACGGCCTGGACTGATGCTCCCCATGCCAGGTATTGCCATCCGAGAGAGGAGCATCTGCTTCCCTTACATGTCTGTTTGGGAATGTCCGGACAGAAGGCCCGCCTTGTGTTTGACGATCATATTCTGGGAAAGCGGGCTATTGCTCTGCAGTTTTGCTGACCTATCACGACGGAGTAGCTTCGGGGATGTGCGAACGATGTCCAGAAGACTCTTCCATGAGGGCATCTTGGATAAAGGGGTTTGGTAGATCTTCATCGGTACGGTCCTTGGAGGCGATTGGGAATATGTTGACAGGAACATCAGGCCGTTGAATGGGGCCGTTCTCTGCGAGAAAGCAACAGCCGATAATCGTTAGGGAGGGATGAGCCTCCCTAACGATATGAGCTGCTAAAGCAGCTTTTTCACTTGCTCTTCAAGAGAGAGCGGTGAGCGCTCCAATACTTTTTCGAGATCGCTGCTTGAGATATCAAGGGTACCGGCAGCTATGGATTCGTCGAGTTGTGCATAGAAAGCGGCCCCGGCCTCGGGCATTCCTGCTGCAACCAATCGTTGTTTCCGTTCTTCGACGCTGATCCGTTCATACCGAATATCCTTTCCCAGTACCTTTCCTGCTGCTGAGGCAAGCTGCTCATAATTCCAGGGGGCACCTGCGAGTTCCAGGGTCATGCCGTCATAGCTTTCCGAAACAAGTGCTTTTGCCGCTGCTTCGGCATAGTCACTTTTGGAAGCCGATGCTACTTTGCCGTCTTCCGCGGCTGCAGCTATTGTGCCGGAGTCTCGGGCAGCCCGGATATCTCCGGTATAATTTTCCGCATACCAGTTATTTCTGAGGATAACGAATGAAAGGCCGGAATGCCTTAATAGCTCCTCGGTCGCTCTATGCTCGGGGGATAGCGGATTGTCTGAGGTATCGGCCCTGGTAATACTTGTGTAGAGGATTGTTTTGGTACCGGCATCCTGTGCAGCCTCAATAACGTTCTGATGCTGTGTAGCTCGTTTTCCCACTTCGGAACTTGATATCAAAAGAAGGCGATCCACCCCGATAAAGGCCTTCCTTAGTGAGTCTTGATCATCATAATCGCCGATACGCACGGTAATTCCCTGCTTTTCGAGATGTTCCGCTTTTGATCTGTTTCTTGCAAGGCCAATGATAGAAGAAGGCTGAACACCGAGGTTTATCAACTGTGAAACTACCAGTGATCCAAGCTCTCCAGTGGCCCCTGTTACTCCATACATCATCTTTTTCTCCTTACTAAAAGTTAGTTATTCATGAAATATAGTACTAACTTTTAGTAAGTGACAACTCTTTTTTTTTATGGTACGTTTAGTAGTGTTCAATATTTTTTTTGCATGGTGATGGTATGAAGCAAATTCCGTACGATGTGTTTGCCGCCGGTTGTCCCTCCCGGTCCGCTTTTTTGCATATATTCAGTCGCTGGGGCGTCCTTATCCTTGCACGTCTTCAGGAAGGGCCTGCACGTTTCGGTACACTGGCTCGATCGATAGAGGGAATTAGCGAGCGAATGCTGTCGAAGAGTCTCAAACTTCTGGAAGAAGAGGGACTTGTTTACCGCCGGGAATTGGAAAAGCGTCCTCCCCATGTGGAATATGGGCTAACCGATGCAGGTGCACGAATTGCCGAAGGGATTCTGTATGTAATCCAGCAGCTTTATACCGTAATGGACTCGAGGGGCAGCACACTCTCTCGTACCGAAAAGTCGTGCGAAGAGGTAAGCATGGAGTAGTGTCCGGAATCCTGGTGGTTTTATGCCGTTTCCTCCGGAGAAATTCTTTCATTTCCCGGATTACTTGATCTTTTACACCTGCACTCTTGTAATTGATGGAAAGAAAAAGAATTGGGATGCTTTGACCACCAGGATTCGGAACACTATGCAAGTGCTAAATATATCCCCGTGGGATAGGTTGCCGGCAGAAGGGTCCCCGGCCTCACAACCGTAAAGCCGGGGAGCACAGAATTACATGCTAAAGCAGACCAGAGCTTCCGGGGTGATGACGCGGAAGCTAAAGGATTCCGAGAAGAAAAGATGAACCTCTTCGGAATCGTGATGATGATAGCCTATGGAGAAGTCCTGCCCCAGGGTAAGTTCAAAGTCTCCTCCCCGATCGGAGGCGAGGATGGCCGTATCTACAAACCCTGAGTAGATGACCTTACCCTCAATTTGCTTTTCCACTAAGGTTTTTAGTGATCCGCCAGGGGTCGGACGACCCATGAACTTCCACAATTCGGAATTGACAATAAGGTTACTTGCACCCCTGACACCTTCCGCAAGCAACCTGGTTTTTGCTTCGGAAACGGCATCGACGATCGCTTCATTTTCGAGCTTAAGCGGTATTTTGTCACTGTCGACGGCATCCTGGATACCGGTAATCATACCGGGCTTAAAGCCCTTAAAAATTGCCGTTTCCTCAAAAGCCGCCATCTTTTTTGCCGCCGTTACGACTGGGGTCAGATCGATATCAAGGGCCCCCCGTTCGATGTTGTCCAGTTCCCAGGTTTTCAGAGAAAAACCGATACGGCTTTCCACCAGAGGCTGAACCATATAGACGCCGTATCGGACCTCGTCTTTTTTTTGGTCCTTGCTGAGGGCAAGTCGCCCCAGGTCTACACTCGTGTATCCAATACCGTGGGGGCCGGATACGTCAAGGAATTTTCGTCCCGACAAATTGGCGGCCAGAGTCTCCCTCGCCATCTCGTCTATTTCTTTCCATGCAGCATCGCTTATCGGCGCAAGATCTCGTTTCAGGATATCCATGTTACCTCCTATTCCCGGCCCTTTAGGCTGCCGATACCAAGACTCCCTGATTCCTGCGAAGCGGTACCGGTCAACTTCGAGGTTCCTCCCAGGAACTCTTCTTCGACTTCCTCGGCGCCTTGTTGGTAAAAACCCTCTTCCTCTGGTGCCAATTCTTTGAGTAAGCGAAGGAATTCTCCTGCGTGTACCTTTTCTTCGTCGGCAATATCTAGTAATACCTGGCTAGCAAGGGTGTTATCCGTTGATGCGGCCAACTGTTCATAGAGCTGAGTTGCCTCGTATTCCGCCGCCACCATCATTCTGATGGCCCGCACCAACTCGCCGTGATTGAGCATTCTGTCGTTATCTTTTACGCTGAAAGGATTTCCGAATTCCATAATGCCTCCTCCTTGTTGACATACCCTATTCTTGATCGTCAAGGCTAAGCTGTCAAGGAAACTCTTATGGCTTTATCCTTAATTAAAGCAGTTTTCTGAATATTTGCATGTTTGAATATGAAAAGCCATTCTTTTGATAGAAATGATGAGCGACGGT contains:
- a CDS encoding translation initiation factor eIF-2B alpha/beta/delta subunit family protein, encoding MRHLSDYMPFILKKENIARIEGDEVLIGNRSLYPFEKSFFRCRETEDVAWAIEKMITQGGGPVRAAMQAMLLLAKRMDEGRLPRDPALFVQAKERLERTRPTNTTMVRVLELMVSAIHDSLGRGGSCGESAGAFIATYESRYEERAFAMADIGSSLIDDGDGVLTMCFAETSFILTIALAMEQGKRIKVYTPETRPYLQGARLTAPCLEEIGADVTLITDNMPAYLMSQGEIQKYMTAVDIAVSDGWVANKIGTYQNAISAAFHGIPYFPFSGDPDMRKVGRDSIIIEQRDPEEVKHLRGLATTTDTMKAYYPAFDIVPPHLIAGIITPKGLISPYLLRREYGEGESAL
- a CDS encoding ABC transporter ATP-binding protein, translating into MEDGVKAVDIQGLHFSYRGNPEVEAVGGIDLSIERGEFVVVMGPSGAGKSTLANSLNGLIPGFLKGTYKGQVLVNGKPVKGNSVSSMARTVGLVFQDFEAQLFSTNVNLEIAFGPENFAVERSEIVKRIEKVLHTVNLQGFEERQPSTLSGGQKQRLAIGSVLATFPEIICMDEPTTDLDPMGKLGIFQIARELHASSDFTLIIIEHETEEALNADRLVLMKDGKILKEGKPNQLLRDVAFTDDIGIMSLQIPKFFHELLHIEGERLPITPEEGKTFFNERGLRIEDRAYQALLAGEKERRATYGGPVVRVEGLSHVYPNGNKAVSDVDLEICEGEFVALLGHNGSGKTTLVKHLNGLLLPSEGEVVVYGKNTKEHSIFEIGKEIGYVFQNPDHQIFSDTVYDEVAFSPKIRGCGEEEVRRRVGEALESVELTGYEEADPFSLSKGERQRVAVASVLSARPKTIILDEPTTGLDFKEQRRMMELIRKLNEAGHTIIMITHTMWVVAEYAHRVAVIKDGRLLMDGPTREVFAREGELTASYLKTPHIVSLSNLLGRTLLSINEMKLCTEGM
- a CDS encoding energy-coupling factor transporter transmembrane component T family protein, yielding MDMFLYMDLKTGIHRLDPRTKLLLMFLTFTVGVISKNIIILSATLLLVLLHGAAAKILSNLKRIKVVLLMISLFSLVIWAIAGKGGGERFLIFSLNGLFYGCMTAIRTNLMILAGMVFLSTTKIEEISEGLVKIHLPYRGAFAFSTAIRLVPMIVATSYTIIQAQKSRGLDLDSGNILEKIRKYAPLMIPTLVSVIRGTNVFSMALESKGFGYSEKRTNYLDLKMTWKDLLASCIGVAVVAVVAYIRFDAAAFHSLVSTFPWADYSL
- a CDS encoding QueT transporter family protein: MRDVFAMWKNTKMVVLVALSAGLYAALLIPFKGFVLIPGITEVRPGSALPVVLGLLFGPAGAWGSAIGNLIGDFFGSLGIGSISGFVGNFMFAYVPYKLWINLGLAPSGEYTPDLKSGRKVVTYVVVAILGAAACALPIAWFLDVLGMVPFAALGSIITLNNSIPSIVLGIPVLLILYPRIVKWDLLWTDLMDEEDIPVAGKLSRIGAVIMVISILVGLIGGFLAAFGVGQELLYGGFGAGGDVGSAGVVLIGGIGTAGLIISSFLQNYPKKES
- a CDS encoding MurR/RpiR family transcriptional regulator yields the protein MSSSPLKKDFFTRLKTAYASLSVSEKKVGKFILSYPSRVVEMSLAEVARESSVSDATAMRFSRSIGYRGWLELKIALIRSLPESIGDETIGESPFRAIIRKSKEALDETAMAFDEDTFERGMDLLQNAGKVLITGSGTSGPIAHELYNRLFRLGINCTVASDVMLQIMHAALLSEKDLLFVISQSGASDMVMRAVEVAKRSYVPVMTITGNALTELAKASDVLLLSVCHEPNPETVASRIAQHAIVQAIYLSLSRRLGDRGRRLEDGIWDAFFPEA
- a CDS encoding DODA-type extradiol aromatic ring-opening family dioxygenase; its protein translation is MADCSEKRPGNIIYFSHGGGPLPILGDPSHAAMIAFMKELPRQLPKPEAVVVVSAHWEEPLPTIIGAEAPSLFYDYYGFPKEAYELQYPAPGAPRLAQTMQRALQEAGIASRIDERRGFDHGLFIPLKMMYPDADIPMTQLSLIRGLEPQQHIALGRALRSLADENILIIGSGFSFHNMRAFTWDSSNQEDPANDEFQEWLIDVCTGDYSSSEREEKLTAWTDAPHARYCHPREEHLLPLHVCLGMSGQKARLVFDDHILGKRAIALQFC
- a CDS encoding SDR family oxidoreductase; the encoded protein is MMYGVTGATGELGSLVVSQLINLGVQPSSIIGLARNRSKAEHLEKQGITVRIGDYDDQDSLRKAFIGVDRLLLISSSEVGKRATQHQNVIEAAQDAGTKTILYTSITRADTSDNPLSPEHRATEELLRHSGLSFVILRNNWYAENYTGDIRAARDSGTIAAAAEDGKVASASKSDYAEAAAKALVSESYDGMTLELAGAPWNYEQLASAAGKVLGKDIRYERISVEERKQRLVAAGMPEAGAAFYAQLDESIAAGTLDISSSDLEKVLERSPLSLEEQVKKLL
- a CDS encoding winged helix-turn-helix transcriptional regulator — protein: MKQIPYDVFAAGCPSRSAFLHIFSRWGVLILARLQEGPARFGTLARSIEGISERMLSKSLKLLEEEGLVYRRELEKRPPHVEYGLTDAGARIAEGILYVIQQLYTVMDSRGSTLSRTEKSCEEVSME
- a CDS encoding family 1 encapsulin nanocompartment shell protein; the encoded protein is MDILKRDLAPISDAAWKEIDEMARETLAANLSGRKFLDVSGPHGIGYTSVDLGRLALSKDQKKDEVRYGVYMVQPLVESRIGFSLKTWELDNIERGALDIDLTPVVTAAKKMAAFEETAIFKGFKPGMITGIQDAVDSDKIPLKLENEAIVDAVSEAKTRLLAEGVRGASNLIVNSELWKFMGRPTPGGSLKTLVEKQIEGKVIYSGFVDTAILASDRGGDFELTLGQDFSIGYHHHDSEEVHLFFSESFSFRVITPEALVCFSM
- a CDS encoding ferritin family protein, producing the protein MEFGNPFSVKDNDRMLNHGELVRAIRMMVAAEYEATQLYEQLAASTDNTLASQVLLDIADEEKVHAGEFLRLLKELAPEEEGFYQQGAEEVEEEFLGGTSKLTGTASQESGSLGIGSLKGRE